The sequence AACATTGGAAacttatttatctatctttaataataatctctctctttctcctcctcttcctcagatGGAAAAGGATACGAAGTGAAGACTCGGGGCATCAACTACAACGGAGACAAACAGGAGAGACGAGGAGGGATCTATCCTATGCCCCTCGGAGACCCTCATTTCATGGTCGACTTCGAGGGCCATTGTAAGTGGGAGCTTTTTGAAACGTTCTCTTTTGATttcagatctattttaatattcctCAGaaactaatgtttccttttcaactTCTTGGTTAAATCTTATAGATAAATGGAAGTTATTGACTGTAAATCTTTTCAtttgttaatgtattattattattattattattattattattattattattatctagctaagctacaaccctagtgggaaaagcaagatgctataagcccaagggatccaacagcgaataatagcccagttaggaaaggaaataaggaaataaataaacaatataagtaataaaaaattgaaatagaatatttaaaaaaaaaattaacaacattaaaacagatatttgatatataaactatatgccTTTTGTACAGCCTTCGCTGCCCCTCTGGTGATCCTGGACACTGACTACGAGAACTACGCTTGTCTGTACTCTTGCATGGACTACTCCAACTACTACTCGGACTTCGCCTTCGTCTTCTCCCGGACGCCGGAGCTCGAGGACAAATACTTGAGCAAGTGCCAGGCCGCCTTCAGGGACATCGGAGTGGACACCAGCCGTTTCGAAAAGACGGTTCAGGGGTCACACTGCGATTACTAGACTGAAGTGGAATTTCTTC comes from Palaemon carinicauda isolate YSFRI2023 chromosome 3, ASM3689809v2, whole genome shotgun sequence and encodes:
- the LOC137637998 gene encoding crustacyanin-C1 subunit-like; the protein is MRRVLLVVFVAAAAAVASVSADKIPDFVVRGQCPVVDEVKLWKEQRPRHSEFGGVWFQYALTKNEYQPLEKCVHIQYYYDGKGYEVKTRGINYNGDKQERRGGIYPMPLGDPHFMVDFEGHSFAAPLVILDTDYENYACLYSCMDYSNYYSDFAFVFSRTPELEDKYLSKCQAAFRDIGVDTSRFEKTVQGSHCDY